One Mya arenaria isolate MELC-2E11 chromosome 5, ASM2691426v1 genomic window carries:
- the LOC128235901 gene encoding putative uncharacterized protein ENSP00000383309: MCPSLTKKVVGLNPAKTHSPPSLTKKVVGLNPAKTHSPPSLTKKVVGSNPAKTHSPPSLTKKVVGLNPAKTHSPPSLTKKVVGLNPAKTHSPPSLTRKVVGSNPAKTHSPPSLTKKVVGSNPAKTHSPPSLTKKVVGSNPAKTHSPPSLTKKVVGLNLAKTHSPPSLTKKVVGLNPAKTHSPPSFTKKVVGSNPAKTHYPPSLTKRVVGSNPAKTHSPPSLTKKVVGSNPAKTHSPPSLTKKVVGLNPAKTHSPPSLTKKVVGLNPAKTHSPPSLTKKVVGLNLAKTHSPPSLTKKVVGLNPAKTHSPPSFTKKVVGSNPAKTHYPPSLTKRVVGSNPAKTHSPPSLTKKVVGSNPAKTHSPPSLTKKVVGSNPAKTHSPPSLTKKVVGLNPAKTHSPGL; this comes from the coding sequence atgtgtccatcTCTCACTaaaaaggttgtgggtttgaacccTGCCAAGACACATTCTCCTCCATCTCTCACTaaaaaggttgtgggtttgaacccTGCCAAGACACATTCTCCTCCATCTCTCACtaaaaaggttgtgggttcaaacCCTGCCAAGACACATTCTCCTCCATCTCTCACTaaaaaggttgtgggtttgaacccTGCCAAGACACATTCTCCTCCATCTCTCACTaaaaaggttgtgggtttgaacccTGCCAAGACACATTCTCCTCCATCTCTCACTagaaaggttgtgggttcaaacCCTGCCAAGACACATTCTCCTCCATCTCTCACtaaaaaggttgtgggttcaaacCCTGCCAAGACACATTCTCCTCCATCTCTCACtaaaaaggttgtgggttcaaacCCTGCCAAGACACATTCTCCTCCATCTCTCACTaaaaaggttgtgggtttgaaccTTGCCAAGACACATTCTCCTCCATCTCTCACTaaaaaggttgtgggtttgaacccTGCCAAGACGCATTCTCCTCCATCTTTCACtaaaaaggttgtgggttcgaaccctGCCAAGACGCATTATCCTCCATCTCTCACTAAAagggttgtgggttcgaaccctGCCAAGACACATTCTCCTCCATCTCTCACtaaaaaggttgtgggttcgaaccctGCCAAGACACATTCTCCTCCATCTCTCACTaaaaaggttgtgggtttgaacccTGCCAAGACACATTCTCCTCCATCTCTCACTaaaaaggttgtgggtttgaacccTGCCAAGACACATTCTCCTCCATCTCTCACTaaaaaggttgtgggtttgaaccTTGCCAAGACACATTCTCCTCCATCTCTCACTaaaaaggttgtgggtttgaacccTGCCAAGACGCATTCTCCTCCATCTTTCACtaaaaaggttgtgggttcgaaccctGCCAAGACGCATTATCCTCCATCTCTCACTAAAagggttgtgggttcgaaccctGCCAAGACACATTCTCCTCCATCTCTCACtaaaaaggttgtgggttcgaaccctGCCAAGACACATTCTCCTCCATCTCTCACtaaaaaggttgtgggttcaaacCCTGCCAAGACACATTCTCCTCCATCTCTCACTaaaaaggttgtgggtttgaacccTGCCAAGACACATTCTCCTGGCCTCTAA